A stretch of the Prinia subflava isolate CZ2003 ecotype Zambia chromosome 33, Cam_Psub_1.2, whole genome shotgun sequence genome encodes the following:
- the LOC134563088 gene encoding zinc finger protein 239-like isoform X3 codes for METKEDKSPQQNLMEEAILIGSMVQESNREEKPRRSRTRTGCKRRSRGSEEDRPTLGQGGSRNSELGVPEQLHNGEKPHKCSKCGKSFRQRSSLIHHWRIHMGERPYECDKCRKIFPTSSRLLVHQRIHTDERPFRCPDCGMGFKQNCNLITHRRIHTGERPYECGECGKSFSQSANLIAHQRIHTGERPYECGECGKRYRYGSHLLYHQKVHTGKRPYECEECGKSFSGNSHLLRHQKVYTRERRYNCGECGKSFRDSSGLITHRRVHTGERPYTCLECGKSFSVKSNLTSHQKIHTGEWPYECSECGKKARSSSDLLKHQRTHTGERPFRCPDCGKGFNRNFSLLTHQRICKRRSEDPSSASRLSNKDRG; via the coding sequence atggagaccaaggaggacaaatccccgcagcagaacctcatggaagagGCCATTTTGATTGGCTCCATGGTGCAGGAGTccaacagggaggaaaagccccGGAGATCCCGCACGAGGACTGGCTGCAAACGCAGATCTCGGGGATCTGAGGAAGATAGACCCACCCTGGGCCAGGGAGGCAGCCGGAACTCTgagctgggggtccctgagcaGCTTCACaatggggagaagccccacaagtgctcaAAATGTGGAAAGAGCTTCAGACAGAGATCCTCCCTGATCCACCACTGGAGAATCCACATGGGGGAGAGACCCTACGAGTGTGATAAATGCAGGAAGATATTTCCCACCAGCTCCCGTCTCCTCGTGCACCAGCGGATTCACAcagatgagaggcccttccgctgccctgactgcgggatgggcttcaagCAAAACTGCAACCTCATCacccaccggcgcatccacactggggagaggccctacgagtgtggggagtgtgggaagagtttCAGCCAGAGTGCCAACCTGATTGcccaccagaggatccacactggggagcggccctacgagtgtggggaatgtgggaagaggtACAGGTATGGCTCCCACCTCCTCTACCACCAGAAGGTGCACACAGGGaaacggccctatgagtgtgaggaatgtgggaagagcttcagtgGCAATTCCCACCTACTTCGGCATCAGAAGGTCTATACTCGGGAACGGCGCTACAattgtggggaatgtgggaagagcttcagagaCAGCTCTGGACTCATTACCCACCGGCGCGTACACACCGGGGAACGGCCTTACACGTGcttggaatgtgggaagagcttcagcgTTAAGTCCAATCTGACCTCCcaccagaagatccacactggggaatggCCCTACGAGTGTTCTGAGTGTGGGAAAAAGGCTCGGAGCAGTTCGGATCTCCTCAAGCACCAGCGCACACACACAGgggagaggcccttccgctgccctgactgcgggaagggcttcaaCCGCAACTTCAGCCTCCTCACCCACCAGCGCATCTGTAAGAGACGGTCCgaagatccctcatctgcctcacgattgtcaaacaaggacagaggctga
- the LOC134563088 gene encoding zinc finger protein 239-like isoform X2 — MEEEQATRKNKMAGELQADKELRMETKEDKSPQQNLMEEAILIGSMVQESNREEKPRRSRTRTGCKRRSRGSEEDRPTLGQGGSRNSELGVPEQLHNGEKPHKCSKCGKSFRQRSSLIHHWRIHMGERPYECDKCRKIFPTSSRLLVHQRIHTDERPFRCPDCGMGFKQNCNLITHRRIHTGERPYECGECGKSFSQSANLIAHQRIHTGERPYECGECGKRYRYGSHLLYHQKVHTGKRPYECEECGKSFSGNSHLLRHQKVYTRERRYNCGECGKSFRDSSGLITHRRVHTGERPYTCLECGKSFSVKSNLTSHQKIHTGEWPYECSECGKKARSSSDLLKHQRTHTGERPFRCPDCGKGFNRNFSLLTHQRICKRRSEDPSSASRLSNKDRG, encoded by the exons atggaggaggagcaggccACAAGGAAGAATAAGatggctggggagctgcaggcag acaaggagctgaggatggagaccaaggaggacaaatccccgcagcagaacctcatggaagagGCCATTTTGATTGGCTCCATGGTGCAGGAGTccaacagggaggaaaagccccGGAGATCCCGCACGAGGACTGGCTGCAAACGCAGATCTCGGGGATCTGAGGAAGATAGACCCACCCTGGGCCAGGGAGGCAGCCGGAACTCTgagctgggggtccctgagcaGCTTCACaatggggagaagccccacaagtgctcaAAATGTGGAAAGAGCTTCAGACAGAGATCCTCCCTGATCCACCACTGGAGAATCCACATGGGGGAGAGACCCTACGAGTGTGATAAATGCAGGAAGATATTTCCCACCAGCTCCCGTCTCCTCGTGCACCAGCGGATTCACAcagatgagaggcccttccgctgccctgactgcgggatgggcttcaagCAAAACTGCAACCTCATCacccaccggcgcatccacactggggagaggccctacgagtgtggggagtgtgggaagagtttCAGCCAGAGTGCCAACCTGATTGcccaccagaggatccacactggggagcggccctacgagtgtggggaatgtgggaagaggtACAGGTATGGCTCCCACCTCCTCTACCACCAGAAGGTGCACACAGGGaaacggccctatgagtgtgaggaatgtgggaagagcttcagtgGCAATTCCCACCTACTTCGGCATCAGAAGGTCTATACTCGGGAACGGCGCTACAattgtggggaatgtgggaagagcttcagagaCAGCTCTGGACTCATTACCCACCGGCGCGTACACACCGGGGAACGGCCTTACACGTGcttggaatgtgggaagagcttcagcgTTAAGTCCAATCTGACCTCCcaccagaagatccacactggggaatggCCCTACGAGTGTTCTGAGTGTGGGAAAAAGGCTCGGAGCAGTTCGGATCTCCTCAAGCACCAGCGCACACACACAGgggagaggcccttccgctgccctgactgcgggaagggcttcaaCCGCAACTTCAGCCTCCTCACCCACCAGCGCATCTGTAAGAGACGGTCCgaagatccctcatctgcctcacgattgtcaaacaaggacagaggctga
- the LOC134563088 gene encoding zinc finger protein 3 homolog isoform X1, whose protein sequence is MDKDFPFLNLGLMEEEQATRKNKMAGELQADKELRMETKEDKSPQQNLMEEAILIGSMVQESNREEKPRRSRTRTGCKRRSRGSEEDRPTLGQGGSRNSELGVPEQLHNGEKPHKCSKCGKSFRQRSSLIHHWRIHMGERPYECDKCRKIFPTSSRLLVHQRIHTDERPFRCPDCGMGFKQNCNLITHRRIHTGERPYECGECGKSFSQSANLIAHQRIHTGERPYECGECGKRYRYGSHLLYHQKVHTGKRPYECEECGKSFSGNSHLLRHQKVYTRERRYNCGECGKSFRDSSGLITHRRVHTGERPYTCLECGKSFSVKSNLTSHQKIHTGEWPYECSECGKKARSSSDLLKHQRTHTGERPFRCPDCGKGFNRNFSLLTHQRICKRRSEDPSSASRLSNKDRG, encoded by the exons ATGGACAAG GATTTCCCATTCCTAAACCTTGGCCTgatggaggaggagcaggccACAAGGAAGAATAAGatggctggggagctgcaggcag acaaggagctgaggatggagaccaaggaggacaaatccccgcagcagaacctcatggaagagGCCATTTTGATTGGCTCCATGGTGCAGGAGTccaacagggaggaaaagccccGGAGATCCCGCACGAGGACTGGCTGCAAACGCAGATCTCGGGGATCTGAGGAAGATAGACCCACCCTGGGCCAGGGAGGCAGCCGGAACTCTgagctgggggtccctgagcaGCTTCACaatggggagaagccccacaagtgctcaAAATGTGGAAAGAGCTTCAGACAGAGATCCTCCCTGATCCACCACTGGAGAATCCACATGGGGGAGAGACCCTACGAGTGTGATAAATGCAGGAAGATATTTCCCACCAGCTCCCGTCTCCTCGTGCACCAGCGGATTCACAcagatgagaggcccttccgctgccctgactgcgggatgggcttcaagCAAAACTGCAACCTCATCacccaccggcgcatccacactggggagaggccctacgagtgtggggagtgtgggaagagtttCAGCCAGAGTGCCAACCTGATTGcccaccagaggatccacactggggagcggccctacgagtgtggggaatgtgggaagaggtACAGGTATGGCTCCCACCTCCTCTACCACCAGAAGGTGCACACAGGGaaacggccctatgagtgtgaggaatgtgggaagagcttcagtgGCAATTCCCACCTACTTCGGCATCAGAAGGTCTATACTCGGGAACGGCGCTACAattgtggggaatgtgggaagagcttcagagaCAGCTCTGGACTCATTACCCACCGGCGCGTACACACCGGGGAACGGCCTTACACGTGcttggaatgtgggaagagcttcagcgTTAAGTCCAATCTGACCTCCcaccagaagatccacactggggaatggCCCTACGAGTGTTCTGAGTGTGGGAAAAAGGCTCGGAGCAGTTCGGATCTCCTCAAGCACCAGCGCACACACACAGgggagaggcccttccgctgccctgactgcgggaagggcttcaaCCGCAACTTCAGCCTCCTCACCCACCAGCGCATCTGTAAGAGACGGTCCgaagatccctcatctgcctcacgattgtcaaacaaggacagaggctga